From the Drechmeria coniospora strain ARSEF 6962 chromosome 02, whole genome shotgun sequence genome, the window tcgacgtcgagggcaacTACTTCACCGTCCTCGCCTACCAGTACACGAACATCCTGTCCGCCCAGCTGCTCAACTTCTGGTCCatcgtctgcgtcgtcgccctctccTTCTTCCTGCTCAAGGTGCGCTACAAGATCCCTCAGATGCTGGGCATCCTCGTCTGCTGTGGTGGCATGGGCATCCTCCTCGCGAGCGACCACATGACCGGCGCCAACGGCGGGCCGGGCGTCAACATGGTCAAGGGCGACCTcttcggcctcctcggcgcctcCCTCTACGGCACCTCCAACGTCCTCGAGGAGTGGCTGGTCAGCCGGGCGCCCATGCACCATGTCCTCGCCTTCATCGGCCTCTTCGGCATGGTCATCAACGGCGTCCAGGCCGCCATCTTCGACCGcgcctccatcgccgccgccgcctgggaTGGCCAGGTTGCCGGCTGGCTCGTCGGCTACACCCTCTGCCTCACCCTTTTCTACACCCTGGCCCCGCTGATCCTTCGCATGGGAAGTGCCGCCTTCTTCGACATCTCCTTGCTGACGGCCAACTTCTGGGGCGTCATCATTGGCGTTCGCGTTTTCGGCTACAGCGTGCACTTCCTATACCCCGTTGCCTTTGTCTGTATcatcatcggcctcgtcgtgtACTTCCTCTCGGGGAGCGTCCTGGGCGACTCGCGCAAGCCCTGGCTCGGGGAGAACCAGGAGGCTGGCGTGGCGGGCATAGGCACGGCTAAGCTGCGGGCGCTGAACGTGGCCCGTGACGGCAGTGCCGAGGGAGCCACTAGCGTCGGCGCGCTATTCAAGAGCATCGTATAGAGGACGTCAAAGGTGTGTTGTTAACCCAAGATGGCGGAGGCATGAGATTTCGGAATATGCATGTAGAATACAGGGTTAGATGAAACGTAATTGCTGCGCAATTGGCGGTTCAACACTGCCTCCAGCATCAGGTATGGAGGGTATGGAATAGACCCAAGATCCGACTTCGATCCGCACCCCTCAATCAAACGGAATGATTGCCCACACGTCGTTCGCCGTGACCACACTTGTATTCCCGGTTATGGCTCTCGGTGATCAAGCCAACTCGTCGATCATGCTCACTGCGTAGCTGCTTCTCCCCCATAACCACGAGCGTCTTTTCCTCAACCCCCGAAAAGGAAGGGTCACCGGGCCGAAACTTTTCGCGACACCCGACCGTCCCCCGTGGCACAACGGCAGGGGTTGTTTCCGGATCTGAGTCCGGCCAGAGGATCCGTCGagcttcctcctccgtcatTGTCGGCTCTGCGGCTGGGGAGACGACAGCCTGCGTTGGAGATGCGCTCGATGACAGTGGACGGTTGTGCGGAGGCAGCTCGCGACACTGGGGCGTGCCTGTTCCGCTCATGTTGCCGACCTCATCACTACCGTCGCCATGATATCCAGCGTCATTacagtcgtcgtcgccgccatcttcGCTTCGAAGCGTCATAGCATCGGCAACTTCTTGTGCTTGTCGGTACTTTATCCGCTCTGACTCGCTCTTCAGCACCTTGTTCTCAGCGTTGTCATCATGACGACTGTACATGGAACCGGCTCGCAGAAACCTTCGAAGCAGAGACAGTTCGTGCCGCCGGAAGGTTTCGTAAAAGTCATGGCTCATCAGCGCGGCCGCGTGCAGATCGTCAATCTGGTCGAGCTCGCTCAGCACTCGAAGTCGCACGCTGTCCGGGAACCTGGCCGGGACGGTATGCGCGCCGTCTTTTCCCGTCACCACGCGCTCGAGGCCCATTCCCGAGAATACCTCCGGCTCGGCCACGAGGTGCTTCGAAAGTGCCCAACCGTGGCTCTTGCCGCTGATGTCGTGAAGCGTCAGCCCCGTGACGCTTTTGTAAATATCAGTCACAACCGTCCGAAAGGCCGCGCTTGGGTCGCAGACGCCGCCATGGTTTGTGGGGGACGCGGGACTTGGCATGCGATCAAGTACGGCGATCATCTGGGCGAGGCTCCtcggtcgcggcggcggcgactgcGGCAGATGCCCCAGCACGGTAGGACGCATAATCTGCGGGAGGAGGTTCATCTCGTTGTATATGAGCATCATCCAGCCGAGGTTAGTCGCATCACAGCTGTGGCTGCCCTTGGGACATCGCGACGGCCATGTCAGCTGCATGGGAGCTGCAGAAATGGGTCGGGTTTCGTTTTCCTCCAGATCgcaggcaggcgggcggATGTACTCCTGGATCGTCTCGGCGCAGGAGGCGTACAGCTGGTCGACCTTGGCAGAACGCACGGCCCAGATTTTTTCCTTGAtcttcgtcggccatggcttGCTCTgcaggtcctcgtcgtcgacgaggttgagGATGGCACTCTTGGACAGGCGGGTGAAGAGCTGGCGCGAGCCGAAGGCGTAGCTGATGATGAGCAAAGCGTCGGGCATATCTGCGGCGCCCTCTTGCACCCACTGTGGCAACCAAAAGTGCTCGACGTGGAGCTCGAGCGGCGAGGTGCTCTTGTAACGCATGCAGCACTCAGCAATGGCGACAAGCTGGTCAAAGGCGACATCGCGGGGCACCATGTCGATGTGCAGGTGGGCGGCGTGCATGAGCGTCTCCATGGCTCCCAGATGGTTGAGCTCAAACTGCGGCATGCGGTAGAGTCTGGCTTCGGTTCCGTCTTGGCAAACATACtgcgtcggtggcggcggcaactGGCCGCTgatgtcctcgtcctcgtgcaCGTCTAGGTGCACGCCATGGTCGGTGAACATGCGGGCAAAGAGGGGGGACGTTGCGGCGAGCGCGTACGAGGTCACGCGGAAGCGCAAGACCTTGGCTTCGGGGCACGTTCTGCTGAGGTTGGCAAactcgaggatggcgtcgccGCGTTGGGATATGGCAAACTCTTCGACCTCTCTGTTTGGGGATATGCCCGACTCGCCCGACTGCAAAAGGTTTCGAATATCGTCCAGCTCCTGCTTGACTTGGTCATAGTTACGAAAGCGGATGGAATAGCGAGGAAACTGAACGGAAAGGAGGAGAAAGCAAGGTGAGCGGTTCGTGTCGATGGTCACGGCATGCGGAAGGGAGGAGTACGACGTACAAAATGGACCTCGGCGGAGCGGACGCGGGTAAGGTTGGCGTTGCGCATCCGGGCGATGGCATCTTTCCGAAAACGCTTGTTGTTGAACATGAGGTCGACCATTTCGGGCGTCGCCTCCCGCTCATATCTCTTGTAGGTATCCAAAAGGCTGGTCCGGAAGGCGTCGGTCAGCGTCTCGAGGCTCATTTTCCAGTCGCGGATGGCCCCGAGATGAGCATCCGGTGGTGCGATGGCACCCGTCGCCGCAACCTCGGCCAAGCTGCGGCCGCTGAAGGAGCTGCGTTGGTCAGAAGTGCTGCTGACGGGCGAGCCCACCGATGAGTCGCGGCGATTCAGATCTGCCATTTCATTCGAGAGGGTGCGCGGACGCATCTCGTCCTGCAGAATGGTGGTGCAGAGGGCGCGGCAGCGGTCCTTGATCTTGGTGAAGTCATCATACGCAGCGTCGACGTGGTTGGGCCCGGATGGGGCGGCACGCATGCGTTGGAGGAGGGCCTGAAGTTGGCGGCCATTACCTTGGTCGGCGAGGGAGTGGGAGTCTAGGGAACGCAGGCGGAGGGAGTTACCGACGTCAACATCGCCGCTCTGACCGTCATCCATTCGTTAGAAGAGTCCCTGAGCAGGCCCAAGACGGGATGGATCGAACACGCACGAGCTTTTCACCCTTGTTCGAGAGAGGGCGACTTTTGGAGCGCCCATGGAACAAGGCAGGCCATATCTTGGTCGCACCGGCTTCGCTCCTCGTCCTTTGAACAGTATCGCTCCTCATGGCGGTGAGGCGACGAGCGGCATTGCAGGGTGGCTCAGCTCTGCAGGCGGTGCTGGCCCGCCTGAATGGAGTGCCTCTGTGGGGGAGCAGAAAATGGTATGAATGGTGAACCGACTCGAGGTATTGAGAACTCGCAAGACGCCTCCTCAGTATGCGTCTTTTTGCATTAGCTGGCCGGTAAATGCCAGGGCGGTGTCTGTATGGTGTCAGCCTGGTGCATCAACGTGGCCGTCACTGGTGGTGATCGTACAAGAGAGCGCTGCGTGTATCGGCAGTCGCCTGCTCGGTATGCGTTGTTTGCCTGAGCAGACTGGGAATTTCAGTGCGGACACTGTATGTTGTCTAGGTGGTCATCAATGCGGCCGTCACTGGTCGTGACCATACAAAGGAACGGCTGTGTGTGCCGGGCAGTTGTCTCTTCCGTATGCGTCGTTTTGCCGCAGCCGATAGGAAACGTCAGGGTGGTGTCAACGCGGTGCTAACGTGGTGTATCATGTGGCCGTCACTGACTCTGATGGTGCAAGGGAACCGGCTTCGAGCTTCGGACAGTCGCCTCCCTTGGATGCGTCGTTTTGCGTGATCTGATGGAGAATGTCAAAGTGGTGTCAACGGAGCCATCACCCGTCGTGGTCGTGCAAGGGACATGGCTTCGTGTATCGGCATCACCTGTCTCTGTGCTCAGCCGCTGGGCAGGGGCCACCTGCTGCTCGGAGCTCGGAGGATGACATGAGGGCTGAGGCGCAGTGCAGCGCCGTTGGGTGCCTTGAGATGGAGAGCCGTCAATCGTTGGCCGttggctgctggccgtcggcagtTGGTGAGGGTTTGCTGATTTTCAGCTGGCAAGGCTAGCAGCCACTCAGCTGGCCATAGGGCCAGGAGGTGACCAGAGGGCTAGAAGGCAAGTAGGTCAGTAGGTCAAGAGGCCTAGAGATATGCGTGCGGGGGAGTAAGGGGCCTGGCCGCATCTACAGTTGATATGCTTTTTTACTTTACTGGCCTTGGGCACTATAGTTGTGCTTACTATTATTCCTTCATTCTCGTTGTCACTCTGGAGGTTGGCCTGGGCTAAGCTCACGTTCTGCACCTCAGCTCACCTGCCCATGGCCGCCAAAGAACTCCCCCACGCCGGACTCGTACGTCGCTTCGTGCTTGGGAAACGATTCATCTATGCATGTCTACTCAACAGCTGGTATCCGCCAAAGGCTACAGCGCCAGCACCGACCGACCGCGTGCTAAATATACCACATTCCACCACTCTTTCCACGACGCTATGATATCGTCATCGATACCTCTGTCCATGCTTTTACATCCCTATGCCGAGAGACCCATGCCAGATGCGATACCCATGCGAGACGCGACTTGGTCATCCATCGTCGCTCTGCTTCGTCGCACCCaccgcgccgtcgtcatcgtacACGCCAGCCAGATCCGATATGTCCAACCTCTCGTCCGGGCCGCTTGTATCCCTAATATCGTCAGCCCCCCTtgcgctcgtgctcgttcttcggcgccggctcgccgTACGCTGCCACCACCAGCGtcttcttcttggcctttGCCTTCTGCCAcccgccgtcgctctcgctctTGGCGCCCCGCACGTGGCCGTTCGCCCGCGCCTCCTTCATCGATACCGACGTGCTGCTGGCCGATGCCATCACGAGAGCGCTTGTCGCCGCATTCTCCACCACAttggccgccatcgtcggtgACCTGACGGAGGCGTCCGTGGCCTTTGGCGCCGCCGTATCGTCCACCGCTCTCGCGTTGGTCGCCATGGCGGAACCGGTCAAAGCCGTCGTCCTGTCGTAGCCGTGCTTGCTGCCGTCGGAAAGCCAGCTTTCTTTGCGGAAcgcgctcggcgacggcgtccgcGTCTCGTAGACGGGAGAGAGGTGTGCCGAATCGACAACCGACGGCCTCATGCGGTGATCCCCgatggcgaggtcgagcggTGCGATGACGCCGTTCTGCGGCTGTCGAGACATGAGCCGTTGTCGCGCCGAGGGAGACAGCCGAGAGGCGCCACCGTTGGGCTCCTGCGAGGCGGCCTGCGGCATGTAGTAGGTGCGCATCATGACGACGCGATCCCGAAACgaagcgtcgtcgcccggTGGCGTGAGCGGCGTGTTCGATCCGTTGACGACGATCGGTCTGGGGACCGACCCGCCGTCCACCCCCGGCGGCGTCAGGTCCTTCGAGGACACCGACGAGAGCGATTCCGTCCGTGCCCGCCCGGGCATCGTCAAGCCGGAACCGTTGACGACCAACGGCCTCGAGCCGGGAGCcgacgtgccggccgagtAGGTTCGCGCGTGTCCCGGTGACGGCGATGTCGACCGTCGCATGCGCCGGTCCAGGATCGTCTGCGGCGTgtcggtcgacggccgcctccggCCCGGGCCGAGGTCCCCGAAGGCGATGCCGTTGGGCCCCGGCAGCGcggggccgacgtcgacggctgggTCCCGGACGAggtccctcgccgcctccctcgcgAAGCTGTCCGACTGTGGCGACTCGGCCTTGGGCGTCTCGTCaaagtcgtcgtccgagATGAAGCTCGGGAGCGGGACGCCGTTCACCTGCCTCGGCGTGCTCGCCTGGAGCGAGGGCTggctggccgagggcgaccgCGACGCTGGCTGCGACTGCGACCTAGGCGAGCTGCTAGTCGGCGCGTTGTCGGTCGTGGCGGTCCGCTGCAGCGGCCGGCGGAACTCCTGGCTGCTCGcgaccggcgacgacgggtaCGTGCCATAGCCGGGGTAAAAGTGGCCGAGGGTCATGCCGTAGAGGGCGTACAGGTCCGGTCGCACGGGCGTGACGGGCACGTTGTCGAACGAGTTGGTCCTTGACCGGTccggctgccgctgctgctgctgctgctgctgctggtggtTGAGGGCCTGCAGGTAGGCCGGCTGCGTGTACAGCTGCAGCTGCCGCAGGTTCTCCTGGTAGGCCATCTGGGCCATGAGGTCCTGCTGTGTGTACTGCATCTGGTAGTGCGCGTTGTGGTACCACGACATGTCCCCCGGAACGCCGACGGGCATCATCAGCCCGCCGTTCTCGTACGACGTCGgcatgctcgacgaggcacgCCGGCTCGAGCCCCGGTGGTAGTTGCCGCGTCCCCGGTGGCCCCCGCGGCCGCGACCCGAGTGCGACTGCGACGAGCTGCGGACGAGGACCGGCCGgggctgctgcggcggacGGGTCCAaaccttctcctcctccttcggGTAGACGTACTGGTCGCAGGCCTCGCTCAGCTTGGCCTCGGATATGAGATCGAAGGCTCGGCGGAGCTCAAGGTGCAGGCCGCGGAAGGAATATTCGTCAGCGGTATTACCGAGGTTTCGAGACACGTTGAACGGTTCCTCCACGCAAAGCTGGTTGTTTATTTGGTAGTGCCAGTTCTTCTCGAGCTTCGTCAACAGCTTGCCCTGGCGGACCGACAGCACGTGCTTGTCGTAGTCGAACTCGTGGGCGTAAAAGCGGAAGAACTGGAAGAGCAGGTCGGAGACGGATGACTTGTTCTTGGCACCGAAACCCTTGATCCGCTTCAGGTTATCGGCAAACTCGCTGACGGAACCGTCCGGCTTGGGCATCTTGAAGGGGAGCTGGTGCAGGGCGGGGAGGACGGGAGGATCCCTGAGCTGCAGGAAGGCGATGATGAGGCATATCCAGGTGTATGAGCTTAGGGTGCCGCCAAATGCTGCCACGCGTGTCAGCGGGTTTCCATTCGGAGGGGGGCTGGGGGCACGGGGTGGAGGGGGGAGCTCACCGGCGTCATTGAcgatcctcctcctcgtccagaaCTTGATGATCATGGCCAGCTGGCGGACGCGCgggtcggcctcgacgtagGTCCGGACCATGCGCGTGTTCTCCAACGCCAGCGTGTTGTTGACGTTCATGTCGCAGGCGAGGCTCAGTTCGGGATCCCACATCTTGACGATGGGCACCTTGGCGGCCGAAATGCAGACGACCTTTTCCATGCCGCCTAGCCAGCCATATCCGTCAGCACGGTCCGGCGCTCGCCGCGGGCGGGtgggccggggggggggggggggggagaccTACGTTGCGCGAGCAAATGGGCAATCTTGCACACGGCTTCCAGCTCATGCCACGAGGTCGTAATGCAAATGTCGACTAGAACTCGTCAGCGAGGCGGCTACCGACGCGGGCAGATGGACGTCTCGTACCGTCGGAATCATCGGAGCATAGCAAGTTCCCGGACGAGCCAAACGGATGGACCCTGATGTCGTGGCCGGGCCACTCGTCGTTGAAGATCCTCTCGagcttgccgacgagcttcttgcggttctcctcgacggcgtcggtgggCAGCAACCGGTCGTAGAGGTCACGGATGTCGGCGGATAGcgccttctcctcgctctcggACAAAGTGGATTTGATGGCGCGCAGGTCAAGCTTCTCGAGACGGTCGTTGCCGACCGAGTAGGGTATCCGGCGACGCGAGTTGATCTGGGCCGTCTCGTACCGGCAACCGCCTAACCTAGGGGGCAGGGGCCGCAGCGAGGGCAGCGTGCTGCTGGTTTCCGAGTAGGCGGAGCGGGGCGAGTGGccgttggccgtcggcgaggggtCGCGGGACTCGAAGGAGAACTTGCGAGCGTGCTGGTGGGGGGTCGACGGCActgagctcgacgacgtcgacgtcgccatgcGCTTCGGTatgctcctcgacgagtcGGCGGGCGGCTGCTGCTTGGGCATCCTGGAAGGGTCCTTTGCCGTGGTGACGCGCTTGTCGTGGTGCCTGCTCCCATGGCCCCCGGCGGCCTTTTCGACGTCCTTGATCAAGACCCTGCTGGACGATCGCGACCTCGCGCTGGGGACGTGCgggagggagacgacggggGGCAGGGGTGGCGTCTGAAGGCCCCCACCTCGGGATGGCGAGACGAGCTTCTGGTAATGAAGCAGCTGGGCGTGGTAAATGTTGGCCTGCTGTGGGAAGATGAAGGGGAGAAAGTCGAGGTGGGGCGgaaaggaggaggcggcaaCGTCTCCGACGACACCGTCCGTGGCAGGCGTCGTGGTCGGGACTCTTGCGGCAGGCCAGTTCGAGAGATAAGGATGGTGAGGGTCGGCCGAGGCTCTGGCGTCCATgaagaggacgagctcgggtCGGTATCAACAAAGGAGGATGTCGACCAGGCGTCGGAGCAAGCGGacgcggcggcaggggggtaggggggggggggggtggccaACGAGAACGCGCCTAGCGAGGAGGGcaaagtcgacggcgtgagGGCGCAGCGGTCCGGTGTGCGAGTTTGCGGGAGGGTCGAGTGGCGGGAGGTCGAGTTCGAGTGCGGgttcgaggtcgaggtcggggtCAAGGTCGAGGTTGGACGTTGTCGTTGAGCGAATTGCCGTCGTTGGGCAAGGTCGACCAAGCGCTTAACATGGGGACTCTCGGGCGGAGACGAAGAACGAGGCGGCAAGCACGaatgacgaggaggcggacGGAGAAGCGGAGAGCGGACACTCGGCGATGCCAGCACCAGCGCGAGTAGCAGATTGTGAGGGTGAGGTGCGAGCGAGGCTCGTGGTGGATGATGCGTGTCGTGCCGTACGTGCCGTGTCCTGCGTCGAGACGAAAGCCCGGCGCTGGGCTCGGTGCAGCGGTGGAAA encodes:
- a CDS encoding solute carrier family 35 member F1, whose protein sequence is MTSDIRQPLLPGPSGYSTLHGHSSPESCAESHDDLRTGEHPRPQRRRQDMSEDQKPHADPPADIRGLDPTRPDADDDAAAGLHLLEARSAHWYSYLLTPSFWLVVAIGQILALCITATNTFTSFLSKAQFNAPAFQTFFNYAFLALIYNTLFLVRDGPAVWRHTASRDGWKYLIMAFLDVEGNYFTVLAYQYTNILSAQLLNFWSIVCVVALSFFLLKVRYKIPQMLGILVCCGGMGILLASDHMTGANGGPGVNMVKGDLFGLLGASLYGTSNVLEEWLVSRAPMHHVLAFIGLFGMVINGVQAAIFDRASIAAAAWDGQVAGWLVGYTLCLTLFYTLAPLILRMGSAAFFDISLLTANFWGVIIGVRVFGYSVHFLYPVAFVCIIIGLVVYFLSGSVLGDSRKPWLGENQEAGVAGIGTAKLRALNVARDGSAEGATSVGALFKSIV